The Flavobacterium sp. 140616W15 sequence CGTACCCAAATTTATATTTTCTTTTCCATCATAAATAATACGCTGGAATGTGTCGGCAAATTCTACAGAAGTAAGTTTTACTAATACTTCTTTTTGGTTGATATCTGATAGTTGGAAAACACCATCTAAAAAATCATTTTGTTTAATTAAAGTTGAATCACGAACGGACAATAACGATATGTTTCCCATCATGGGTTCATTGTTGTGATTGACAATTTTACCCGAAATATGCTGTATTGATTGTGCTTTAACTCCAGTGGCAGAAATAAGAAAGCAATAGATATAAATAAAAGCTACGATTAGTGTTCTCATAAAATAGTACTATTAAATTTTTGATTTTTTGTTGGTACAAAAGTCAATCGTAAATAGCAATATGAGGTAATCTAAGTAGAAATCTGGAGTACGGATTTATAAATCTGTACCCAATTTTAAGTCAATAAGGCTTGTTGTTGATAGCTTAATGGCGTTGTTCCTGTATGTTTTTTAAATGAGGCAAAAAAGGTTGATTTAGAATTAAAACCTACATCGTAGCCAATAGATTCTAACGTAAGTTTATCATTTGAAGCTATTATTTTGCAAGCTTCGTTTATTCTAAATTCATTAACGTAACTGGTAAAATTCTTTCCCAGATTAGTATTTAAAAATTGAGATAATTGATGGCTCGTACTATTTATTTCTTTGGCTAAATCCTGCAATGTCAAATTTGGATTTTTATACAGTTCTTTTTCTATCATTGCATTCTCAAGTTTTTGCAATAAAATTATTTCTTCGGCTGAATCTATCTTTTTACCTGAATGTTTTGACGAATTGAGTAAAAATAAATCATCCGTTTTTTTTCTATACAAAAGAATCGAAATTATTAGATACAAAATGAAAGAAAAAATTATAGATCCACTTATGTATGAAATAGATGGTGCATTAATTAAGGCTAGAAAATAAAATGTAAAAAGTAATACATTCCCTAAATAAATCATACTTAACCATATTTCTGCTGGGCTTGCTTTATACATTCTGCTTACAATAATTTTTAGTATTGCTTTAATTGTAAAACCTGAAAAAACAATATAAATAAACCATTGTAAATAGATAAGTTTCACAAAATAAAGATTCCAAAGTTTTGGGTAATCTTTGTATGGATATAGTATTCCTACAGTAACAATTAATAACAACCAAAAAATAAGCGTGAGCTTCCATCTTTGAGGTATGCTATTTATATTTTTAACTGAAGCTTTAAAAAAATAATATAAAAATGGACCTATAAAAAAGCAGGCCGAAAGCCCAATTTGAAGATATGTTCTTGGCAAAGTGGGATCAAAATATATAAATACAGATTTTGCAATTCTGATACTTAATGCAAATAAAAGTGCACCTAAAAAATAATTTGCAAAATACTTTTTCTTTGTAAAGAAAAAGAAATAAACTCCTAGAATAATTCCGTTAAAAGCCCCTAAAGCACTAAAAAAGAATAAAAGTTCTTTGCCTGTATCCATAATTTATTCTACATTATATAATGATTACTCTATTGACAAAGCTAAAAAAAGATTGATGTAGGGTGATAATAAATTAATTAAAAAATTATGGTATAACTTACTATTATGAATTGGTATTAAAATAGTAAACATAAAGTATCACCTAAAGTCAATAAAAAGCCCACCTTTAAGATTGGGCTTATTAATTCAATTTTGATGTATACCGGCTAACTTAAAGTAATTAAGGAACTAGTACAGCTCTTCCTTTTATTTGCCCCTTTCTTAATTTATCATAAACTTCAAGAGCTTGGTCTAAACTATATTTTTCTATTTCAATATGAATTTTCTTTTGTAATGCCAGTCCAATTACCTCCATCAGTTCAGTTCTTGAACCCCAATACGGATTTGTCATACTTACACCAAAAGGTAAACCTTAATATCTAAATAAGCACAGCTACAATTACAACAGAACTTAAAAACCGATATTATTAATTGGATCCGTAAAACTGCAACCACAATCACGACGCATGTTTTTAGACTGCTTAAATGTATATTTTATATAAAATTGATGTGATGATGGAGCATATTTTCCTAATCCGTTGATATTGTGATCGTATGCATATCCTGCCTGAAATTCAGGAAGTACATTAACTCCTACGATCCCAGTTATAGCTGATTTCCAACGATATGAAGTTCCAAAACGAAACTTTTCCTTGAATTCAAAATTTAGTGCAAAATCTATTGCTAATGGTGATCCTTGCACTTCTTTTGCTAAAATTGAAGGTTTAAATAATAATTCATCGGTAAGTGCTGTTTGATAACCTGTCGTAAAATAAATTTGAGGTTTTGTAACTGATATTCCTTTAACGGTTGGGTCGTAACTTTCCTTTATAAAATTGGGCGTAGATATTCCTATAAACCATTTTGGAGTATTAAATAAAAAGCCCACTCCTATTCTAGGAGATATTCTGTTTACAATATTATTCTCAAAACTCAAATCATTATTATTCTGTAAATCAAGCAAAGTATAATCTACATTAAGCATATTAAAACCAGCTTTAAGTCCAAACGAAAGCATATTAATTTCGTCTGTAAAAATAGTATATGAATAATCTCCTGTTATAACTAGTTCTTCCGTTACACCTATTTTTTCACTCGACACATTGATACCTGCTCCCATATTCATCGTAAGTGGAATATTGACATTTAGATTTTTACTTTCCGGTGCCCCTTTAAAACCCGTGAATTGCGTTCGGTGAATCAATAATACACTTCCGTCGAAGAAACCTGCAAAAGCAGGATTAAAACTTGACATATTAAGTTTATAATCTGAAAACTGTGCATCTTGTTGGCCTCTTGCAGAAAATAGAATTAAAGTAAATGCAAAAGCTAATATGTAATTAAATTTCATTTGTTTATTGTAGTTTGGATATTAAGGATTTAGATGTAAGAAACCAGTTTTAGTAATGCGTTTATTATCATGATTAGTAAAACTAAATACATAATAATAAGTGCCATAAGGAAGTAAGCTGTTTCCTGATCCTTTATTACCGTAGCCTTTAAATAAATTATCATTATATCCATAACGACTAGTTTCGAATACTAGACTTCCCCACCTATTAAAAATTTCAAGTTTATTATCAGGAAAAGTCGTTGCTCCTTCTACAAAAAACGAATCATTCTTACCATCTCCATTAGCCGAAATTCCATTATTTACTGAAACATCACAATAACGTACATGAACTGTTACTTCTAATCTTTTTGTACTTTCACATTCAGAACCTGTATATGATGCATAGTATTTATGGTTATCTTCTAAAATGGTAGTTGATGTTAATGGACTACCACCAGTGGCTGTTGAATACCAT is a genomic window containing:
- a CDS encoding AraC family transcriptional regulator: MDTGKELLFFFSALGAFNGIILGVYFFFFTKKKYFANYFLGALLFALSIRIAKSVFIYFDPTLPRTYLQIGLSACFFIGPFLYYFFKASVKNINSIPQRWKLTLIFWLLLIVTVGILYPYKDYPKLWNLYFVKLIYLQWFIYIVFSGFTIKAILKIIVSRMYKASPAEIWLSMIYLGNVLLFTFYFLALINAPSISYISGSIIFSFILYLIISILLYRKKTDDLFLLNSSKHSGKKIDSAEEIILLQKLENAMIEKELYKNPNLTLQDLAKEINSTSHQLSQFLNTNLGKNFTSYVNEFRINEACKIIASNDKLTLESIGYDVGFNSKSTFFASFKKHTGTTPLSYQQQALLT
- a CDS encoding type IX secretion system membrane protein PorP/SprF — encoded protein: MKFNYILAFAFTLILFSARGQQDAQFSDYKLNMSSFNPAFAGFFDGSVLLIHRTQFTGFKGAPESKNLNVNIPLTMNMGAGINVSSEKIGVTEELVITGDYSYTIFTDEINMLSFGLKAGFNMLNVDYTLLDLQNNNDLSFENNIVNRISPRIGVGFLFNTPKWFIGISTPNFIKESYDPTVKGISVTKPQIYFTTGYQTALTDELLFKPSILAKEVQGSPLAIDFALNFEFKEKFRFGTSYRWKSAITGIVGVNVLPEFQAGYAYDHNINGLGKYAPSSHQFYIKYTFKQSKNMRRDCGCSFTDPINNIGF